The following is a genomic window from Spirosoma foliorum.
GCATAGTTAATGTCCATGTTCTGTACTCGGGGTAGATTGCCCACGCAGCCCGAAATGGCTACATAACATTCATTCTCGATGGCTCTGGCCTGGGCGCACAGGCGTACTCGTGAGTAGCCATTTTGCGTATCGGTCAGGAAGGGAACAAACAAAATCTGGATGCCTTGCTGCGCCAGAATTCGCCCTAGCTCGGGGAATTCTACGTCGTAGCAAATGAGCATGCCCACTTTACCACAGTCGGTGTCGAACGCCCGAATTTCGTTACCACCCACCATGCCGTAGTGCTTGACTTCGTTGGGGGTAATATGAATTTTTCGGTATTCTTCAAACGAGCCGTCGCGTCGACATAAATAGGCTACGTTGTAAAGCTTTCCATCCTCATCGACCAGTGGCATGCTGCCGCCTACGATATTGACGTTGTACGAAATGGCCAGCTCGCAAAGTTTTTCACGAACAGGTATAGTGAAATCAGCTAGTTTTCGAATGGCAACCGGCTCGGGCAGATCGTTGAAATCGGCCATGAGTGGTGTATTGAAAAACTCGGGCAACACCATGAAATCGGCACGATAATCGCTGACTGCATTAACGAAGAATTCGACCTGATCCAGAAATGCGTTCAGGTTTTTGAACAAACGCATCTGCCACTGAATTACCCCAAGTCGGATAATGGAGTCGGTATGCGGGCGCTTGTCTTTTTCCGCTACATAGTAGATGTTGATCCACTCCAGTAAGGTTGCATACTCCTTCGACTCCGTGTCGCCGGGCAGGTAGCCACGGAGTACTTTCCTAACGTGGAAGTCATTCGAAAGTTGAAAGGTCAGCGTAGGATCATAAATTTCCTTCTGCTTCACTTTGGTAATGTACTCCCGTGGAGTCAGCTCATCGGCAAATTTGTTGTAGTTCGGAATACGCCCACCGGCCAGAATGCCTTTCAGATTCAACTGTTCGCAGAGTTCCTTCCGAGCGTCGTACAGTCGCCGACCCAGCCGCAAATCACGGAAGTCGGGGTGCACAAATACCTCGATCCCGTATAGGTAATCGCCCTCGTCGTTGTGGGTTTTAAAGGTATAGCCACCCGTAATCTGGAAGTAGGTATGATTGTCGCCAAAGTCATCGTACTTCACTCGAATTGCCAGGGCGCTGGCTACCACTTTTCCATCGACTTCCACACAAAACTGGCCTTCAGGGAAGATATTGAGAAGCTTATTAATTGAACTTTTCGGCCAATAATCGCCCCCAATACCACTATATACTTCAATCATGGCCTCTTTCAGATCATGATAGTCTTCTTTCTGTAATGTTCTGGTTTGTATATGCATAAGTTGTCAGAACCGGGATTTCAACAAGATTTAAAAGATTAAAACGATTGCTTGAGGTAGCATGAATCTTGTAAAATCCTTTAAATCTTGTTGAAATCCTGGTTCAGAAGAGTTTCCATTTCCGCTACCATCTCATCGGTGAAATCCAGGTGCGTGACAAAGCGCACCAGATGTTTGCCGAACGTGATGGCGCGAATACCTTTTGTTTCTAACTGTTGAACATAATCGGTGGCTAAGATGGTTTCGGGCAGCCTGAAAATGACGATGTTCGTATCGATGGGGAGAATTTCAACAACCTCAGGTAGTTTTTCGAGTATGGCTCCAATTTTTCGGGCGCGGGAGTGGTCCTGTTTCAACCGATCTACGTGGTGATCGAGTGCGTAGATGCCTGCTGCAGCCAGAAATCCCGCCTGCCGCCAACCGCCACCCATCAACTTACGGAACCGACGCGCCTGCTGAATAAAGTCGGTCTTACCAAGTAGGAGCGACCCTACCGGACAACCCAGCCCTTTCGAAAGGCAGATGCTAATGGAGTCGAACAACTGACCGTAAGCGGTGGTCGGTTCGCCTGTTTCAACAAGCGCATTGAATAAGCGAGCACCATCTAAGTGCAAAATCAGACCATTTTCGGTACAGACTTGTCGGATAGCGGCAATTTCAGGAATGGTATAATAGCAGCCTCCGCCTTTATTAACGGTATT
Proteins encoded in this region:
- a CDS encoding carbon-nitrogen hydrolase family protein; this encodes MHIQTRTLQKEDYHDLKEAMIEVYSGIGGDYWPKSSINKLLNIFPEGQFCVEVDGKVVASALAIRVKYDDFGDNHTYFQITGGYTFKTHNDEGDYLYGIEVFVHPDFRDLRLGRRLYDARKELCEQLNLKGILAGGRIPNYNKFADELTPREYITKVKQKEIYDPTLTFQLSNDFHVRKVLRGYLPGDTESKEYATLLEWINIYYVAEKDKRPHTDSIIRLGVIQWQMRLFKNLNAFLDQVEFFVNAVSDYRADFMVLPEFFNTPLMADFNDLPEPVAIRKLADFTIPVREKLCELAISYNVNIVGGSMPLVDEDGKLYNVAYLCRRDGSFEEYRKIHITPNEVKHYGMVGGNEIRAFDTDCGKVGMLICYDVEFPELGRILAQQGIQILFVPFLTDTQNGYSRVRLCAQARAIENECYVAISGCVGNLPRVQNMDINYAQSAVFTPSDFQFPTNAVKAEATANTEMVLIADVDLSLLKELHEHGSVQVLKDRRTDLYDVGLKKAAKKALNKSLDKLKKESTDNDPERVPPVIVVAS
- a CDS encoding threonine aldolase family protein; this encodes MLIDLRSDTVTHPTPAMREAMFTAPLGDDVLGDDPTVNALEAKAASLFGMEAALFCASGTMTNQLAIRTHTRPGDDVICDYLSHVYQYEGGGISVNALASVSLAHGERGKLTPELIREYIYNPTDSHKPLSRLVVLENTVNKGGGCYYTIPEIAAIRQVCTENGLILHLDGARLFNALVETGEPTTAYGQLFDSISICLSKGLGCPVGSLLLGKTDFIQQARRFRKLMGGGWRQAGFLAAAGIYALDHHVDRLKQDHSRARKIGAILEKLPEVVEILPIDTNIVIFRLPETILATDYVQQLETKGIRAITFGKHLVRFVTHLDFTDEMVAEMETLLNQDFNKI